Genomic segment of Cytobacillus suaedae:
ACAAATATTAGGTAAAATAATTAATACATACGATGCGATTCCGATGTATTCAAACCTTGCAACAAAGGGTAGTTCTACAATTTTCCACATTGACAGAGTTGCCCAAATTTGTTTTTCGAGCTGTGCTTCTGAAAAAAACATAAACGCAGTGAGAGCATACGCTAAGTAAATAAACGTAACATAAGATACTCCTAGGTATGCCCATTTTCTAGATTCTCTCGGCTTTTTTATAAACGGATAGAAAACAAGTAACACCTCAAACCCCATCATACTTAATGTCATTCCCTTTGTTGCATTGGCTAACTCTAGTAGTGAATGATCTAATATAGGAAGAAGGTTTCCAAAATCGGAATATTCCAAAGGGAAAATTACAGTGAAAATTAAATAGGATGGAAGAAGGATACTAAACAAACTAATTCCAACCACCGTTCTAAACCCACCCGAAATCACATAATAGGTAAGAATTAGAAAATAGATTGTAAAGACTGGTACATTAAACTCAGGAAACAACCAAACTTGTATAACCTCTATGAATGTTCGGAGGACTACGATACTGAAACCTACTAAATATATTGTAAAAAGAACGGATAAAAAGTTTCCAATCCATTTGCCGAATACAATTTGATGTACCGAGATAATATCTCCATCGTCTGACTTCTCAAGCATCCGGTACATCAATGAAATAATAATTATAACTAAAACTCCTGAAACGATAATTGAAATCCAACTGTCATAACCAGCAGCTTTAGCAATGATCCGTTGAAATCCTAATATACCAACACCAATCTGGATTGAAGAAATTACAAAGAAAACTAGAAATGGTGAAATTAGAAATCGCTCTTCAATTTTCTTCATTCCTTCAACCCCCTCTTTATTTATTCATCTATATCCTTTTTCTTTTGAGCATTTTTTTTGTTAAATCTCGTAGGATGATTTGACCTTAAAAATTGTGGCCTTTTCGCTAGAGTACTAAAAGGTAGTCTCACTTGTGCATCCTTCAAATCATGAATTCGTAAAGGATAAATTGGTTCTAAAAAAGGTCTTCCAAGAGATGTCAGCCTTAATAAATGAGTTAGTAATAAGCAAAAAGCATATACCACTCCTACTAATCCCCAAAGTTGTGCAAAAAGTAAAAATGGAAAGCGAAGTATACGAATGGTATTACTCATGTTATAAACTGGTGTTGTAAAGGATGCTAGTGCTGAGAGTGCAACCATGATTAATAAAACATTACTCGTTAAACCTGCTTCAACGGCTGCAGTCCCAATTACAATACCGCCTACGATACCAATTGTCTGTCCAACTTTTGTTGGTAATCTTGCTCCAGCTTCTCTAAGTAGCTCAATGGTTAACTCCAAAAAGATAGCTTCTAAAATAGGTGGTAGCGGAACAACCCTTCTTGATGTAATCAAGTTCCCCATAAGTTCACGGGGGACAAGTTCATAATGGAAAGTTAGAACCGCCACATAGATTGGAGTAACTAGAATAGAGAAGATAACCGCGAAAAATCGAAGTAGCCTTAAGAAGGTTGCCACATACCAATTTAGAAAGTAATCCTCGAATGATGAGAAAAACTCTACTAATGTAGTTGGTCCTATTAAGGCATGCGGTGATCCGTCTACAATTACAACCGCTTTTCCCTCTGATAAAACTGCAGCAACACGATCTGGCCGTTCTGTATCTAATAGCTGAGGAAACGGAGACATCTGATTATCTGCAATAATCTGTGCAACATATGAACTATCTACCAGTTGATCAAATTCTATATCCTGAAGTCTTTGGAGTACAGTTCTTACGTTCGTCTTATCCGCAATACCATCAACATATAATACTGCAATTCGCGTTTTAGACAGTTCTCCTACCGTTACTTCTTTTACCTTCAAATCTATAATCGGAAGTCTCTTTCTAACTAGGTTTAAGTTAGTATCCAGAGATTCAACAAAGGCTTCCTTTGGTCCCACTACGCTAAATTCTACTTCTGGCGGAGAAACGCTCCTATTATTATCTAATGGAGCTCTTATCAAGGCACACTTATCATCCTTGCGGTGAAGCTGAACCATAAGATAGCCTGAAAGCAGCTTTGTTTTAATTTCTTCGACATCTTTTGTGAGAATAATATCCTCTATGGGAACAGACTCTTTTATTTCCTTTATTGAT
This window contains:
- a CDS encoding GerAB/ArcD/ProY family transporter; the protein is MKKIEERFLISPFLVFFVISSIQIGVGILGFQRIIAKAAGYDSWISIIVSGVLVIIIISLMYRMLEKSDDGDIISVHQIVFGKWIGNFLSVLFTIYLVGFSIVVLRTFIEVIQVWLFPEFNVPVFTIYFLILTYYVISGGFRTVVGISLFSILLPSYLIFTVIFPLEYSDFGNLLPILDHSLLELANATKGMTLSMMGFEVLLVFYPFIKKPRESRKWAYLGVSYVTFIYLAYALTAFMFFSEAQLEKQIWATLSMWKIVELPFVARFEYIGIASYVLIILPNICLALWASSRGIKRIFSIKQKSALIIQMIVALLVISLLNSRQVINLANDILAELGFYFNFLYIPLLFVLLVIRTKMREKNEENPNHK
- a CDS encoding spore germination protein, with translation MFNLFRKTEPKKPKLVEAIVTAFQKHGDFLVYFNEQAITPYWICYQKNLIDTKKIHEYILPNINKPTLESIKEIKESVPIEDIILTKDVEEIKTKLLSGYLMVQLHRKDDKCALIRAPLDNNRSVSPPEVEFSVVGPKEAFVESLDTNLNLVRKRLPIIDLKVKEVTVGELSKTRIAVLYVDGIADKTNVRTVLQRLQDIEFDQLVDSSYVAQIIADNQMSPFPQLLDTERPDRVAAVLSEGKAVVIVDGSPHALIGPTTLVEFFSSFEDYFLNWYVATFLRLLRFFAVIFSILVTPIYVAVLTFHYELVPRELMGNLITSRRVVPLPPILEAIFLELTIELLREAGARLPTKVGQTIGIVGGIVIGTAAVEAGLTSNVLLIMVALSALASFTTPVYNMSNTIRILRFPFLLFAQLWGLVGVVYAFCLLLTHLLRLTSLGRPFLEPIYPLRIHDLKDAQVRLPFSTLAKRPQFLRSNHPTRFNKKNAQKKKDIDE